One Streptomyces sp. SAI-135 DNA segment encodes these proteins:
- a CDS encoding glutamate--cysteine ligase encodes MGRDVPALVFTREDRRRYRDKMHTCLDVLAQMLRESGFESERPQVGIEIELNLVGADGLPAMRNTEVLQAIADAAWSSELGRFNLEINIPPRRLLSGGPGSWEQEIRDALNHAEERASAVGAHLIMVGILPTLRETDVGESALSGDPRYRLLNEQIFAARGEDLRIKVDGVERLAMYADAITPEAACTSTQFHLQVAPREFADYWNAAQAVAGVQIALAANSPFLFGKELWRETRIPLFEQATDTRPQEIKAQGVRPRVWFGERWITSVFDLFEENVRYFPALLPICDDEDPQQALDCGGVPELGELTLHNGTIYRWNRPIYAVTDSGPHLRIENRVLPAGPTVADIIANGAFYYGLTRALVDEDRPVWTRMSFSVAEENLHTAARDGIDARLYWPGVGEVPVTELVLRRLLPLAHRGLELAGMDAEWREPLLGVIEQRCVTARNGALWQAETVHHLEKAGAGDRQEVLRRMTMTYMDYMHLNAPAHTWPVD; translated from the coding sequence ATGGGACGTGACGTGCCGGCCCTGGTGTTCACGCGGGAGGACCGCCGGCGATACCGGGACAAGATGCACACCTGCCTCGACGTCCTCGCGCAGATGCTGCGCGAGTCCGGGTTCGAGAGCGAGCGGCCGCAGGTGGGGATCGAGATCGAGCTCAACCTGGTCGGCGCGGACGGGCTCCCGGCGATGCGCAACACCGAGGTGCTCCAGGCGATCGCCGACGCCGCCTGGTCGAGCGAGCTCGGCCGTTTCAACCTGGAGATCAACATCCCGCCCCGCCGCCTGTTGTCCGGGGGGCCGGGCTCCTGGGAGCAGGAGATCCGCGACGCCCTCAACCACGCGGAGGAACGTGCCTCCGCGGTCGGCGCGCATCTGATCATGGTGGGCATCCTGCCGACGCTGCGGGAGACGGACGTCGGCGAGAGCGCCCTGTCCGGCGATCCGCGCTACCGACTCCTCAACGAACAGATCTTCGCGGCACGCGGCGAAGACCTGCGCATCAAGGTCGACGGCGTGGAACGGCTCGCGATGTACGCCGACGCCATCACTCCCGAGGCCGCCTGCACCAGCACGCAGTTCCATCTCCAGGTCGCGCCGCGGGAGTTCGCGGACTACTGGAACGCGGCACAGGCCGTCGCGGGCGTGCAGATCGCCCTCGCGGCCAACTCGCCCTTCCTCTTCGGCAAGGAGCTGTGGCGCGAGACCCGCATCCCCCTCTTCGAGCAGGCCACCGACACCCGGCCCCAGGAGATCAAGGCACAAGGGGTACGGCCCCGGGTGTGGTTCGGGGAGCGGTGGATCACCAGCGTCTTCGACCTGTTCGAGGAGAACGTGCGCTACTTCCCCGCCCTCCTGCCGATCTGCGACGACGAGGACCCGCAACAGGCCCTGGACTGCGGCGGTGTCCCGGAACTCGGCGAACTGACCCTGCACAACGGCACGATCTACCGCTGGAACCGGCCGATCTACGCCGTCACCGACAGCGGCCCGCATCTGCGCATCGAGAACCGGGTGCTGCCCGCCGGTCCCACGGTGGCCGACATCATCGCCAACGGCGCCTTCTACTACGGCCTGACCCGCGCCCTCGTCGACGAGGACCGGCCGGTGTGGACGCGGATGTCCTTCTCGGTCGCCGAGGAGAACCTGCACACCGCCGCCCGTGACGGCATCGACGCCCGCCTGTACTGGCCCGGCGTGGGCGAAGTGCCGGTCACGGAACTGGTGTTGCGGCGACTGCTGCCCCTCGCCCACCGGGGTCTTGAGCTGGCCGGCATGGACGCGGAATGGCGGGAGCCCCTGCTCGGCGTCATCGAGCAGCGGTGTGTCACCGCACGCAACGGCGCCCTGTGGCAGGCCGAGACCGTCCACCACCTGGAGAAGGCGGGTGCCGGCGACCGCCAGGAGGTGCTGCGGCGGATGACGATGACGTACATGGACTACATGCACCTCAACGCACCCGCGCACACCTGGCCCGTGGACTGA
- a CDS encoding PQQ-binding-like beta-propeller repeat protein, whose amino-acid sequence MTLRENDPESVGGYRIESRIGTGGMGVVYLGRSASGRAVAVKVVHTRYADNPEFRARFRQEIAAARRVSGAFTAPVVDADPEAARPWMATAFVPGRTLAELVDESGPLDWPALRRLGTELAEALREIHRAEVVHRDLKPSNVLLLDSEGDDGAVRVIDFGISRAADSDVRTQTGMVMGSPPFMAPEQFSRPHEVGSAVDVFSLGAVLVYAATGHSPFEAENAYLAAYNTVHGEPRLGELPARLRPLVARCLAKEPADRPTASEVLQLLAGLPEELPEGEPAQEVSAAPRMPVTDVVTSPLGDPAAPARRGRRGRRLWAAVAVVALLGGAGAAAAAVVGGEPASTVDGFDALAPRTTAPGGTAPAGWRPWHNALGSDGMDAQTGIGTSCTPDALGVFCASGGTALMRLDPATGNVEWTKSMSRKEVSSFTTREPVVHDGVVFVYSADRSQGIDAYDGKTGERRWRLKGPLGEFECLGGVLLVRLDELGLSETARYAAYEPRTGKELWRRELTSTSPSPFYEGPKGTLYADLRGGEGGIARLDARTGRTLGSVDAPKGDLWLATVHDGTAYYARWEDDSGVSAAFFVQDLGSGRTRRIDFPWSVEPEAPPLVQGDTMYIFDYGNETLLALDVKRGKPLWSSSRDLRVFSEPAYHEGRLYVTMPDTSVLALDPATGKEIGRTAPSFDTAGRSFEELSPSSTPPLLVGNVLYGVSGPGVFSVADVS is encoded by the coding sequence GTGACCCTGCGCGAGAACGATCCGGAGTCCGTCGGCGGCTACCGGATCGAATCGCGGATCGGGACCGGCGGCATGGGGGTCGTCTATCTCGGCCGATCGGCCTCGGGACGGGCCGTCGCGGTGAAGGTCGTGCACACCCGGTACGCCGACAACCCCGAGTTCCGGGCCAGGTTCCGGCAGGAGATCGCCGCGGCGCGCCGGGTCAGCGGCGCGTTCACGGCACCGGTCGTGGACGCGGACCCGGAGGCGGCACGGCCCTGGATGGCCACCGCGTTCGTCCCGGGACGTACCCTCGCGGAGCTGGTCGACGAGTCGGGACCGCTGGACTGGCCCGCGCTGCGGCGGCTGGGCACCGAACTCGCCGAGGCACTGCGGGAGATCCACCGCGCGGAGGTGGTGCACCGGGACCTCAAGCCGAGCAATGTGCTGCTCCTGGACAGCGAGGGCGACGACGGCGCCGTACGCGTGATCGACTTCGGCATCTCGCGCGCGGCCGACAGCGACGTCCGTACCCAGACCGGCATGGTGATGGGCTCGCCGCCCTTCATGGCACCGGAGCAGTTCAGCCGCCCGCACGAGGTTGGCTCCGCGGTGGACGTGTTCTCGCTGGGTGCGGTGCTCGTGTACGCGGCCACGGGGCACAGCCCCTTCGAGGCGGAGAACGCCTATCTGGCCGCGTACAACACCGTGCACGGGGAGCCGCGGCTCGGTGAACTGCCCGCACGGCTGCGCCCGTTGGTCGCGCGCTGCCTGGCGAAGGAGCCCGCGGACCGGCCGACGGCGAGCGAGGTCCTCCAGCTGCTGGCGGGGCTCCCGGAGGAACTGCCCGAGGGGGAACCGGCCCAGGAGGTGTCCGCGGCACCGCGGATGCCGGTGACGGACGTGGTGACCTCGCCGCTCGGCGACCCCGCCGCACCGGCCCGGCGCGGGCGCCGCGGCAGAAGACTGTGGGCCGCCGTCGCCGTCGTGGCCCTCCTCGGCGGTGCAGGGGCGGCCGCGGCCGCCGTGGTCGGGGGCGAACCGGCGAGCACGGTCGACGGGTTCGACGCCCTCGCCCCGCGGACGACGGCCCCCGGCGGGACGGCACCGGCAGGCTGGCGCCCCTGGCACAACGCGCTGGGGTCGGACGGCATGGACGCGCAGACGGGCATCGGAACGTCGTGCACGCCGGACGCACTGGGCGTCTTCTGCGCCTCCGGAGGGACCGCCCTGATGCGGCTGGACCCGGCGACCGGCAACGTCGAGTGGACGAAATCCATGAGCCGCAAGGAGGTCAGCAGCTTCACGACGCGCGAGCCGGTCGTCCATGACGGTGTGGTGTTCGTGTACAGCGCGGACCGCTCGCAGGGCATCGACGCCTACGACGGGAAGACGGGCGAGCGGCGGTGGCGACTGAAGGGGCCGCTCGGCGAGTTCGAGTGTCTGGGCGGCGTGCTCCTCGTCCGCCTGGACGAGCTCGGGCTCTCCGAGACGGCGCGCTACGCGGCCTACGAGCCGCGCACGGGCAAGGAGTTGTGGCGGCGCGAGCTCACCTCGACCTCCCCGAGCCCTTTCTACGAGGGCCCCAAGGGCACGCTGTACGCGGATCTGCGCGGCGGCGAGGGCGGCATCGCCCGGCTCGACGCACGGACCGGCCGGACGCTGGGCAGCGTCGACGCGCCGAAGGGCGATCTGTGGCTGGCGACGGTCCATGACGGCACGGCGTACTACGCGCGCTGGGAGGACGACTCGGGCGTCTCCGCGGCCTTCTTCGTCCAGGACCTCGGCAGCGGCAGGACCCGCCGGATCGACTTCCCCTGGAGCGTGGAGCCCGAGGCGCCGCCGCTGGTGCAGGGCGACACCATGTACATCTTCGACTATGGCAACGAGACCCTGCTCGCCCTCGACGTGAAGCGCGGCAAGCCTCTGTGGTCCAGCTCCCGTGACCTGCGCGTCTTCAGCGAACCGGCCTACCACGAGGGCCGCTTGTACGTCACCATGCCGGACACCAGCGTCCTGGCCCTCGACCCGGCGACCGGCAAGGAGATCGGCCGGACCGCCCCGTCCTTCGACACGGCCGGCCGCTCCTTCGAGGAACTGTCCCCGAGTTCGACACCACCGCTGCTGGTCGGAAACGTCCTGTACGGGGTCAGCGGCCCGGGCGTCTTCTCGGTGGCCGACGTCTCCTGA
- a CDS encoding ThuA domain-containing protein, which yields MTQKRALVVRGGWEGHQPVKATELFLPFLESHGYDIRVEESTAVYADTAEMAATDLVVQCVTMSEITAEQVAGLSAAVVAGTGLTGWHGGIADSFRACADYLHLVGGQFATHPGKEPCERRGGEEDNFLPHTVNLTDLGREHPVTAGIEDFALHTEQYWVLHDDLIDVLATTTHPARPWQPWHRPVTSPAVWTRRWGAGRVVVTTPGHSLDVLEHPAVRTVIERGMLWATRTASVS from the coding sequence ATGACACAAAAGAGAGCACTGGTGGTCCGAGGCGGCTGGGAGGGACACCAGCCGGTCAAGGCCACCGAGTTGTTCCTGCCCTTCCTGGAGAGCCACGGCTACGACATCCGCGTCGAGGAGTCGACCGCCGTGTACGCCGACACCGCCGAGATGGCCGCCACCGATCTCGTCGTGCAGTGCGTGACGATGTCCGAGATCACCGCCGAGCAGGTGGCGGGACTGAGCGCGGCCGTGGTGGCCGGTACCGGCCTCACCGGCTGGCACGGCGGGATCGCCGACTCGTTCCGTGCCTGCGCCGACTATCTGCACCTGGTGGGCGGCCAGTTCGCCACCCATCCCGGCAAGGAGCCGTGCGAGCGGCGGGGCGGCGAGGAGGACAACTTCCTGCCGCACACGGTCAACCTCACCGACCTCGGCCGCGAACACCCCGTGACCGCGGGCATCGAGGACTTCGCACTGCACACCGAGCAGTACTGGGTGCTCCACGACGACCTGATCGACGTCCTCGCCACCACCACCCACCCCGCCCGGCCGTGGCAGCCCTGGCACCGGCCGGTCACCTCGCCGGCGGTCTGGACCCGCCGGTGGGGCGCCGGACGAGTCGTGGTGACGACCCCCGGGCACAGCCTCGACGTCCTGGAACACCCCGCCGTCCGTACCGTCATAGAGAGGGGCATGCTGTGGGCGACGCGCACCGCATCGGTGTCGTAG
- a CDS encoding choice-of-anchor D domain-containing protein: MAGAALIGTTIGLLTAQADQTTQGVDNLRTNWDQSEAGLSPAVVQSSAFGRLFATKLDGQIYAQPLVLGDQVIAVTESNTVYGLDRTTGDIEWSKNYGPSWPASAIGCGDLVPNVGATATPVFDPESNSLYFTTKVDDGTSTHRHPKWLMHAVDPSSGAERPGWPVTIAGSPVNDPSNEFDAYYEQQRPGLLLMDGVVYAGFGGHCDAWPYRGYVVGVSTTAHSITSMWAAVTGTGTGGSGIWQSGGGLVSDGPGRIFFSTGNGISPAPGPGKTVQGTLAESVVRLQVNADNSLSTADFFSPSDASTLDLNDQDISSGAPMALPDGFGTAEHPHLLVQQGKDGRVFLLDRDNLGGMGQGPQGGDAAVSVSGPYQGMWGHPAFWGGEGGYVYVVGNQGPLRALKYGVRNGGTPALTLTGQSQDTFGYTSGSPLVTSDGTDESSALVWMTSASNASGADGALRAYGPTPDGNGHLPLLWSAPIGTATKFSTPTAAHGKVYVGTRDGVLYGFGSPARTALTAASLDFGQVAVGGSDSAAMKLTATEDVSVTGLKASGAFSVDPSAVPTPEQPRALATDATLDVPITFAPTTTGGISGTLTANLSDGQKLVFALHGVGTRPGLGAAPAAVDFGEVPTGSTSTLNLQITNTGTEPETIDSVGSPTGAFSASGLPNAGTVVPAGGSFVVSVTYTPTGDQADSGALVIASSGGGDTHTLSVPVNGTAITGQGHLEFSTSSLDFGKVAIGSSKSLSFSITNTGNIPVTVTKAKAPTGDFNSPVQLSEGLIIGPEQTAVQSVTFTPRSAADLSAFYEVTGTGTDENGNGQGAMYVPIKGTGTGSVTTTSVKDGLWQANGSAAPGDDGSVQLTPATGYQAGSAVYTKPLRTDGLRATFTTKFGPGSGGTGMAFSLLDPAQNSASALGGNHDGLGIAGRPGTVIALGTGFNNTLQAQNFVGVGRSSADSSTIDYQPVTRLGTALRQGTHQVDIRVDAGHVYVWIDGTQVVDATSTLTSTALVAFSGATGETADAQSVSGLVVSEAPPPAPDPKAATSLQVTAPGTAVPGRALSVDGTLDSTKALGAGQVVRITRNGTALPEVKTAADGSFTFGDTPPAEGTYTYAARYEGDETHEAASATASVQAAKLPTTVTVSAPATSARAAALTVTGQVSGAPFTAGQVVKVTKTDLGHASGVALADAKVATNGSFTFKDTPQIGGANTYKVAYAGDVSHKAGSSSATVQVSRTATSLTVTADHSTYKYGQSAKITAHLGTTYNSRTVKIYAQPYSGTKVLVKSGTVDSHGNLTGTYKLTRNTTFSAVFAGDYRYAPKTAARSVHTYAQVSEKLSGYYTNTYYGSTLYRVYHRTVKERLDVTVSPNKAGQCVLYRVQRYYSGAWHTQSTSPCSALTSSSTGRQQMSLTNSVNNRYRVAAQYVHSSRDNTNLSTWGAWQYFTVRQ; encoded by the coding sequence GTGGCCGGTGCCGCACTCATCGGCACGACGATCGGTCTGCTCACGGCCCAGGCCGACCAGACCACCCAGGGCGTCGACAACCTGCGCACCAACTGGGACCAGAGCGAGGCGGGACTGTCCCCGGCTGTCGTCCAGTCGTCCGCCTTCGGCCGGCTCTTCGCCACCAAGCTCGACGGGCAGATATACGCCCAGCCGCTGGTCCTGGGCGACCAGGTGATCGCGGTCACCGAGAGCAACACCGTGTACGGTCTCGACCGCACCACCGGTGACATCGAGTGGAGCAAGAACTACGGCCCCTCATGGCCGGCTTCGGCGATCGGCTGCGGTGACCTCGTGCCCAACGTGGGCGCGACCGCGACTCCCGTGTTCGACCCCGAGAGCAACTCCCTGTACTTCACCACCAAGGTCGACGACGGCACCTCCACGCACCGCCACCCCAAGTGGCTGATGCACGCGGTGGACCCGAGCTCGGGAGCCGAGCGCCCGGGGTGGCCGGTCACCATCGCCGGAAGCCCGGTCAACGACCCGAGCAACGAGTTCGACGCCTACTACGAACAGCAGCGCCCCGGCCTGCTGTTGATGGACGGTGTCGTCTACGCGGGCTTCGGCGGCCACTGCGACGCCTGGCCCTACCGCGGCTATGTGGTCGGCGTGAGCACCACCGCGCACAGCATCACCTCGATGTGGGCCGCGGTGACCGGTACCGGCACGGGCGGCTCAGGCATCTGGCAGTCGGGCGGCGGCCTGGTCTCGGACGGGCCCGGCCGGATCTTCTTCAGCACCGGCAACGGCATCAGCCCGGCCCCCGGGCCCGGCAAGACCGTGCAGGGAACCCTCGCCGAGTCCGTCGTACGCCTCCAGGTGAACGCGGACAACAGCCTCAGCACGGCCGACTTCTTCAGCCCGAGCGACGCCTCCACCCTGGACCTCAACGACCAGGACATCTCCTCGGGCGCCCCGATGGCGCTGCCGGACGGCTTCGGCACCGCCGAACACCCCCATCTGCTGGTCCAGCAGGGCAAGGACGGCCGGGTGTTCCTGCTCGACCGCGACAACCTCGGCGGCATGGGCCAGGGCCCCCAGGGCGGTGACGCCGCGGTGAGCGTGTCCGGCCCCTACCAGGGGATGTGGGGACACCCCGCGTTCTGGGGCGGCGAGGGCGGCTACGTCTACGTCGTCGGCAACCAGGGCCCGCTGCGCGCCCTCAAGTACGGCGTCCGCAACGGCGGTACGCCCGCGCTCACCCTCACCGGCCAGAGCCAGGACACCTTCGGCTACACCAGCGGCTCCCCGCTGGTCACCTCCGACGGCACGGACGAGTCCAGTGCCCTGGTGTGGATGACCTCCGCGAGCAACGCCTCCGGAGCCGACGGCGCCCTGCGCGCCTACGGCCCCACGCCCGACGGCAACGGCCATCTCCCGTTGCTCTGGTCGGCCCCGATCGGCACGGCGACCAAGTTCAGCACGCCGACCGCCGCCCACGGCAAGGTGTACGTCGGCACCCGTGACGGTGTCCTCTACGGCTTCGGCAGCCCCGCCAGGACCGCACTGACCGCGGCCTCCCTCGACTTCGGCCAGGTCGCCGTGGGCGGCAGCGACTCGGCCGCCATGAAGCTGACGGCCACCGAGGACGTCAGCGTCACCGGCCTCAAGGCCTCCGGCGCCTTCTCCGTCGACCCGTCCGCCGTACCCACGCCCGAGCAGCCCAGGGCGCTGGCGACGGACGCCACCCTGGACGTGCCGATCACCTTCGCCCCCACGACCACCGGCGGCATCAGCGGCACCCTGACCGCGAACCTCTCGGACGGCCAGAAGCTGGTCTTCGCCCTCCACGGCGTCGGCACCCGGCCCGGCCTCGGGGCGGCGCCCGCCGCCGTGGACTTCGGCGAGGTGCCGACCGGCAGCACCTCGACGCTGAACCTCCAGATCACCAACACCGGCACCGAACCGGAGACCATCGACTCGGTGGGTTCGCCCACCGGCGCGTTCAGCGCCTCGGGACTGCCGAACGCGGGAACGGTCGTACCGGCCGGTGGTTCCTTCGTGGTCTCGGTCACCTACACACCGACCGGCGACCAGGCCGACAGCGGCGCACTCGTGATCGCCAGCAGTGGTGGCGGTGACACCCACACCCTGAGCGTCCCGGTCAACGGGACGGCCATCACGGGACAGGGACACCTGGAGTTCTCGACGAGCTCACTCGACTTCGGCAAGGTTGCGATCGGCAGCTCGAAGTCGCTCTCGTTCAGCATCACCAACACCGGGAACATCCCGGTCACGGTGACCAAGGCCAAGGCGCCGACCGGCGACTTCAACAGCCCGGTGCAGCTGTCCGAGGGCCTGATCATCGGCCCGGAGCAGACCGCCGTGCAGAGCGTGACGTTCACGCCGCGTTCGGCCGCGGACCTGAGCGCCTTCTACGAGGTCACCGGCACCGGCACCGACGAGAACGGCAACGGCCAGGGCGCCATGTACGTGCCGATCAAGGGCACCGGCACCGGGAGCGTCACGACCACCTCGGTCAAGGACGGGCTGTGGCAGGCCAACGGCTCGGCGGCGCCGGGCGACGACGGCAGTGTGCAGCTGACGCCGGCCACCGGCTACCAGGCGGGCTCGGCGGTGTACACCAAGCCGCTGCGCACCGACGGTCTGCGGGCCACCTTCACCACGAAGTTCGGCCCCGGCAGCGGTGGGACCGGCATGGCGTTCTCCCTTCTGGACCCCGCCCAGAACTCCGCCTCGGCGCTGGGCGGCAACCATGACGGCCTCGGCATCGCGGGGCGGCCGGGCACGGTGATCGCGCTCGGCACCGGCTTCAACAACACACTCCAGGCACAGAACTTCGTGGGAGTCGGCCGCAGTTCGGCCGACTCGTCGACGATCGACTACCAGCCCGTGACCAGACTCGGCACCGCCCTGCGCCAGGGCACCCACCAGGTGGACATCCGGGTCGACGCCGGTCATGTGTACGTCTGGATCGACGGCACGCAGGTCGTGGACGCGACGTCGACGCTGACGTCAACCGCGCTGGTCGCCTTCTCCGGCGCCACCGGGGAGACCGCGGACGCACAGTCGGTGAGCGGTCTGGTGGTCAGCGAGGCGCCGCCGCCGGCCCCGGACCCCAAGGCCGCGACCTCGCTCCAGGTCACCGCCCCGGGCACGGCTGTTCCGGGCCGGGCCCTGTCCGTCGACGGCACGCTGGACTCGACCAAGGCACTGGGCGCGGGGCAGGTCGTCCGCATCACGCGCAACGGCACGGCCCTGCCCGAGGTGAAGACCGCGGCGGACGGCTCCTTCACGTTCGGCGACACTCCGCCGGCGGAGGGCACGTACACCTACGCGGCGCGGTACGAGGGCGACGAGACCCACGAGGCGGCGAGCGCCACCGCTTCCGTCCAGGCCGCCAAACTGCCCACCACGGTCACCGTGTCCGCGCCGGCCACCTCCGCCCGCGCCGCCGCTCTGACCGTGACGGGCCAGGTCTCCGGCGCGCCCTTCACCGCCGGTCAGGTCGTGAAGGTGACGAAGACCGACCTCGGCCACGCCTCCGGCGTCGCACTGGCCGACGCGAAGGTCGCCACGAACGGGTCGTTCACGTTCAAGGACACTCCGCAGATCGGCGGCGCCAACACCTACAAGGTGGCCTACGCCGGCGACGTCTCGCACAAGGCCGGCAGCAGTTCCGCCACCGTCCAGGTGTCCCGTACGGCGACATCCCTGACCGTCACCGCCGACCACTCGACGTACAAGTACGGCCAGTCCGCGAAGATCACCGCCCACCTCGGTACGACCTACAACAGCCGTACGGTGAAGATCTACGCGCAGCCGTACAGCGGCACGAAGGTCCTGGTGAAGTCCGGGACGGTGGATTCCCACGGCAATCTGACGGGCACCTACAAGCTCACCCGCAACACCACGTTCAGCGCGGTGTTCGCCGGCGACTACCGGTACGCCCCGAAGACGGCCGCCCGCAGTGTGCACACCTACGCACAGGTCTCGGAGAAGCTGTCCGGCTACTACACGAACACGTACTACGGGAGCACGCTCTACCGGGTGTACCACCGCACCGTGAAGGAGCGCCTCGACGTCACCGTCTCCCCCAACAAAGCCGGACAGTGCGTCCTCTACCGGGTGCAGCGGTACTACAGCGGTGCCTGGCACACCCAGAGCACCAGTCCCTGCTCGGCCCTGACGTCCAGCAGCACCGGCCGTCAGCAGATGTCCCTGACCAACTCCGTCAACAACAGGTACCGAGTGGCCGCGCAGTACGTCCACAGCAGCCGTGACAACACCAACCTCAGCACCTGGGGAGCCTGGCAGTACTTCACCGTCAGGCAGTGA
- a CDS encoding S1 family peptidase, with product MRRTAIMRAGLAVLLLLGLGATAGTAPAAADEKQPASAGLLTAMQRDFHLTEAEAVARLAAEQRATALEPKVRRTAGTSYGGSWFDAAKGTLTVAVTPGASATALREIRATGATVRTVAHSARELSATQARLDKLAAPAAVSSWHVDHKASAVVVNVVSGRQRDNDVRAFVARARQAGPVTVREVAAAPTTFAAGTVGGDPYYTGNVRCSIGFSVYGGFVTAGHCDQHTGSVYGWDRSYVGNFQGSSFPDNDYAWVNVGSGWWTVPVVLGWGTVSDQLVRGSNVAPVGSSICRSGSTTHWHCGTVLAMNETVNYSQGAVHQMTKTSVCAEPGDSGGSFISGDQAQGVTSGGWGNCSSGGETWFQPVNEILNRYGLTLHTA from the coding sequence ATGAGACGCACCGCAATCATGCGCGCGGGCCTGGCCGTGCTGCTCCTGCTCGGGCTCGGCGCGACCGCCGGCACGGCCCCGGCCGCCGCCGACGAGAAGCAGCCCGCCTCGGCCGGACTCCTCACGGCGATGCAGCGGGACTTCCACCTCACCGAAGCCGAAGCCGTGGCCAGGCTCGCCGCCGAGCAGCGGGCCACGGCCCTGGAGCCCAAGGTGCGCAGGACCGCCGGTACTTCGTACGGCGGCTCCTGGTTCGACGCGGCCAAGGGCACGCTGACCGTCGCCGTCACCCCCGGCGCCTCCGCCACCGCCCTGCGCGAGATACGGGCGACCGGCGCCACGGTCCGCACCGTCGCCCACAGCGCCCGTGAACTCTCCGCCACCCAGGCCCGGCTCGACAAGCTCGCCGCACCGGCCGCCGTCAGCAGCTGGCACGTGGACCACAAGGCCAGTGCGGTAGTGGTGAACGTCGTCAGCGGCCGACAGCGTGACAACGATGTCCGCGCGTTCGTCGCCCGCGCCCGGCAAGCAGGGCCCGTGACCGTGCGGGAGGTGGCCGCCGCGCCGACCACCTTCGCCGCCGGAACGGTCGGCGGCGACCCGTACTACACCGGCAACGTCCGCTGTTCCATCGGCTTCTCGGTGTACGGCGGCTTCGTCACCGCCGGCCACTGCGACCAGCACACCGGCAGCGTCTACGGCTGGGACCGCAGCTACGTCGGCAACTTCCAGGGCTCCTCCTTCCCGGACAACGACTACGCCTGGGTCAACGTCGGCAGCGGCTGGTGGACCGTCCCGGTCGTGCTCGGCTGGGGCACTGTCTCCGACCAGCTCGTGCGCGGCTCGAACGTGGCGCCCGTCGGCTCCTCCATCTGCCGCTCGGGCTCGACGACCCACTGGCACTGCGGCACGGTCCTCGCCATGAACGAGACCGTCAACTACAGCCAGGGCGCGGTGCACCAGATGACCAAGACCAGCGTCTGCGCCGAACCCGGCGACTCCGGCGGCTCGTTCATCAGCGGCGACCAGGCCCAGGGCGTCACCTCGGGCGGCTGGGGCAACTGCTCCAGCGGCGGCGAGACCTGGTTCCAGCCGGTCAACGAGATCCTCAACCGGTACGGGCTGACGCTGCACACGGCCTGA
- a CDS encoding Gfo/Idh/MocA family oxidoreductase has translation MGDAHRIGVVGLGVISRAYLDTLVGRSAVRVTAVADLDASRSAAVAAELPGVRALSVEDLLSSPDVDTVLNLTIPAAHAEIAHGAIGHGKHVYGEKPLAAELTDARTVLEAAAKAGVGVGCAPDTVLGTGVQTARAAVDAGAVGRPLFASAVMVTPGHERWHPQPDFYYRPGGGPLLDMGPYYLTSLVHLLGPVRAVIGASSRLRPERVIGSGPRAGERIPVEVDSHVSGVLEHEGGALTTLTTSFDGVATTAAPIEVHGESGTLSVPDPNIFDGEVRLLELGGDQWRTLPPSAGYVGAGRGVGLLDFVAADGERAPRASGELALHVLETMTALLRSAAEGRRIELSTSVARPVPVPLTSAEEWR, from the coding sequence GTGGGCGACGCGCACCGCATCGGTGTCGTAGGACTCGGCGTCATCTCCCGCGCCTACCTGGACACGCTCGTGGGCCGCTCCGCCGTGCGCGTCACGGCCGTCGCCGACCTGGACGCGTCCCGGTCGGCCGCCGTCGCCGCCGAACTGCCGGGCGTCCGGGCGCTGTCCGTCGAGGACCTGCTGAGCAGCCCGGACGTCGACACGGTACTGAATCTCACCATTCCCGCGGCGCACGCCGAGATCGCCCACGGTGCCATCGGCCACGGCAAGCACGTCTACGGCGAGAAGCCGCTGGCGGCCGAACTCACCGACGCCCGCACCGTCCTGGAGGCCGCGGCGAAGGCGGGGGTCGGGGTGGGATGCGCGCCGGACACGGTCCTCGGCACCGGCGTGCAGACGGCACGGGCGGCGGTGGACGCCGGGGCCGTGGGCCGCCCGCTGTTCGCCTCGGCCGTCATGGTCACCCCGGGCCACGAACGGTGGCATCCCCAGCCGGACTTCTACTACCGGCCCGGTGGCGGCCCCCTCCTGGACATGGGGCCGTACTACCTGACCTCCCTGGTGCATCTGCTGGGCCCGGTGCGTGCCGTGATCGGGGCGTCCAGCCGGCTCCGCCCCGAGCGGGTCATCGGTTCCGGCCCGCGCGCGGGCGAACGGATCCCGGTCGAGGTGGACAGCCATGTCTCCGGGGTCCTCGAACACGAGGGCGGGGCGCTGACGACGCTCACGACGAGCTTCGACGGTGTCGCCACCACGGCCGCACCGATCGAGGTCCACGGCGAGAGCGGCACCCTCTCGGTCCCGGACCCCAACATCTTCGACGGCGAGGTACGGCTGCTGGAGCTCGGTGGCGACCAGTGGCGCACGCTCCCGCCCTCGGCCGGATACGTCGGCGCCGGCCGGGGCGTCGGGCTGCTCGACTTCGTCGCCGCCGACGGAGAGCGAGCACCGCGCGCGAGCGGTGAACTCGCCCTGCACGTACTGGAGACGATGACCGCCCTGTTGCGTTCCGCTGCCGAGGGGCGGCGGATCGAGCTGTCCACGTCGGTCGCGAGGCCGGTTCCGGTGCCGTTGACGTCCGCGGAGGAGTGGCGCTGA